One genomic window of Solanum dulcamara chromosome 12, daSolDulc1.2, whole genome shotgun sequence includes the following:
- the LOC129877481 gene encoding DNA-binding protein S1FA-like, translating to MAKDVEVNGFNPGLIVLLVIGGLVLTFLIGNYVLYVYAQKTLPPKKKKPISKKKMKKERLKQGVSAPGE from the coding sequence ATGGCCAAGGATGTCGAAGTTAACGGATTCAACCCAGGATTGATTGTCTTACTTGTTATTGGTGGGCTCGTGCTGACGTTTCTTATCGGGAACTATGTCCTTTATGTGTATGCCCAGAAAACTCTTCCTCCAAAGAAAAAGAAGCCAATCTccaagaagaagatgaagaaagaaaGACTGAAGCAAGGTGTTTCAGCACCTGGAGAGTAG